TTGTTGAACCACGGGATGATTTCCTTGATCTTGGACAGGTTAACGATATAGGAACGATGGCAGCGAAAAAAACGATCCTCAGGCAGTCGATTATAAAAATCGCTGATGCTGAGCGCCATACTATATTCCTCACCCTTAGTCATGACGCTCGTGCTTTTCTCCTGCGCGGAGGCGTAATAAATATCGTCGGCATTCACCACGATAATCTTTTCATTTTTCCACAGGTTCACCTTGTTACTGACCGGATTACGTTCCTCATCCCCTTGACCCCCTCGGGCGGCGAATGCTCCTTCCAGCTTGTGCAGCATAGCTTTAATGCGAACCTCACTGTACGGTTTAAGAATATAATCAAACGCTTCTATCTCAAAAGCCTCAGCAGCATGCTCCTTATAAGCAGTAATAAACACTATGTATGGTTTCACCGAGAATCTGCTAATATTCTGTGCCAACAGCACTCCATCGATGGAAGGAATATTAATATCCAGAAAAATCACATCTACCGTATCACTCTGCAAATATTTTAGCGCATCCAGTCCATCTTCAAACTGTGCCGCAATCTTGATCCCACTGTGTGTTTCAATTAAATAAGCCAGCTCCTGCCTTGCCAGCTCTTCATCCTCTACGATGATCGCTCTCATAGCCCCTCCTTTTTGACATCAAAAAAGATATCCGTCCCTTTATCCAATCGCTGAATGGTAAGTCCCTTCCCATAAATCAGCTTTACCCGCTGGTGTACATTAAAAAGTCCGATTTTATTCTCCGGCATATCACCTGTATAGACCTTCTCTATCGTTTCCTCACTGATGCCAGCTCCGGTATCCCGAATGCCAACACGTATGGTTCCCCCTCGATCTTTTACAGAAATCGTTACCGTCCCTGTCCCTCTTACCTTAAGTATGCCATGTATAATCGCATTTTCTACAAGTGGCTGAATGATCAGACTCGGAATCCGAACCTCTACCTCATCAATATCGTAAAGCACGTTAAGACGGCTTCCGAATCGCGCTTTTTCAATCTCTACATATTGCTGAACCTGCTGCAGCTCTCGCTTGATGTCGATAAATTCATCCGTAAGCTCCAGATTGTATCTCATATAACCGGACAAATTCACAATCAGCTCACGCGCCTTATCCGGGTTAATCCGAATCGAGGACGCAATCGCGTTCAGCGCATTAAACAGAAAGTGTGGGTTAATGCTAGTCTGCAGCGCCTTCAGCTCCGCTTTGTTCGCCATTTCCTTAATGCCTTCCACTCGCGACACTTCCATTAGCGTAGAGATCATTTGCGACAGCCCTACGGCCATAGCTTGGAGAGAATAAGTAATCTTGTGGGCTCTGGTGTAATAGATTTTGAGCGCTCCCGTCACTTCACCTTTTTCCTTCAATGGAATAATAATCAGCGATTTAATCTCCGGATTCACATAATCACTATCGTCGTTACGGATCGTAATTTCACCACTGGACAACGTCACTTTCGTTTCTTCACTTATAATTTCATTGGTCGTAGTATAATCCTCTTCTCCAACACCAACGTAAGCGAGAATGAGTCTTGTATCCGAAATAGCTACAGCGTCTGCACCGATATCTTCTTTGATAATTTGGCAGATGGTGCGCAGCGACTCGGGATTAATATTGCGAAAATAAGGCAAGGTCTTATTGGCAATATCCAGTGCCAGCTTGGACTGCTTCGCCGCAATCCGTTCCTTTTCACCTTCCACACTCTGCACTAGCATGACAATCAGACCGACACTAATCTGGCTCATAATCATTGGAAAAGCAATTTTGGACACGATATCCACACCCAGCGACGACGGCTCAGCCATCACCAGAATGAGCAGCATCGTCAGTGCTTCACAGGCCATCCCGGCCAGAATACCAGCCATCCAGCGACGTTCACCAGAAGTGCGGCGGTATATTATGCCTGACACAATCCCTGCGGTGATACTCGTAATCAGACAAGGAAGAGAGGTTACCCCTCCGATATCAATCAGAAAACGGTGAACCCCTGAGATGATACCTGTTATGAGTCCTACCCACGGCCCGAACAGAATCCCGCCGGACACGATGGCGATAATTCGCACGTTCACAAGCGAGCCTTCCACATTAATCCCACTATAGGTACCAAAGATGGCGAATAAACTGAAGATCGTCGTCGCTATGGCAAGCTCCTGCGGGGCGTAGGTTCCTTTTTGAAAAATCTCTTTAAACCGCGGCAGACGAGTCAGCACAAACAGACACATCAGCAGTAGCGCAGCTCTTTCGAATAATTGCAGTAATATCGTAAACGTATATTGCACGTTCTCCGCCTCCAAAGGACTAGATGTCGATTTATTATAAAGATAGTTCATGCCTCTGTCCATTCAGCCTGTCCTTTTATACCTCTATCGAAACTCTTGTTGTATGATATTAACAGAATGGAAACACGAATAAGCGGAGGTGCGCGGATTGCAAAAAATAGAACACGAGGCAGACATCATTAAGCTGGTACAAAATGATCCCTGGATGATGGATATATTAGAAAAGGCTAGGTCGCTACAGCTGCCTGACTGGTGGGTATGCGCTGGATTTGTACGTGCAAAAGTCTGGGACACCCTACATGGCTTCGAAGAACGGACACCACTGCCAGACGTTGATGTTATTTATTATGACGACAGTAATCTTCAAGAGGAAGTGGAGAAGCAATGGGAGG
This window of the Paenibacillus sp. FSL R10-2734 genome carries:
- a CDS encoding sensor histidine kinase, giving the protein MCLFVLTRLPRFKEIFQKGTYAPQELAIATTIFSLFAIFGTYSGINVEGSLVNVRIIAIVSGGILFGPWVGLITGIISGVHRFLIDIGGVTSLPCLITSITAGIVSGIIYRRTSGERRWMAGILAGMACEALTMLLILVMAEPSSLGVDIVSKIAFPMIMSQISVGLIVMLVQSVEGEKERIAAKQSKLALDIANKTLPYFRNINPESLRTICQIIKEDIGADAVAISDTRLILAYVGVGEEDYTTTNEIISEETKVTLSSGEITIRNDDSDYVNPEIKSLIIIPLKEKGEVTGALKIYYTRAHKITYSLQAMAVGLSQMISTLMEVSRVEGIKEMANKAELKALQTSINPHFLFNALNAIASSIRINPDKARELIVNLSGYMRYNLELTDEFIDIKRELQQVQQYVEIEKARFGSRLNVLYDIDEVEVRIPSLIIQPLVENAIIHGILKVRGTGTVTISVKDRGGTIRVGIRDTGAGISEETIEKVYTGDMPENKIGLFNVHQRVKLIYGKGLTIQRLDKGTDIFFDVKKEGL
- a CDS encoding LytTR family DNA-binding domain-containing protein, with the protein product MRAIIVEDEELARQELAYLIETHSGIKIAAQFEDGLDALKYLQSDTVDVIFLDINIPSIDGVLLAQNISRFSVKPYIVFITAYKEHAAEAFEIEAFDYILKPYSEVRIKAMLHKLEGAFAARGGQGDEERNPVSNKVNLWKNEKIIVVNADDIYYASAQEKSTSVMTKGEEYSMALSISDFYNRLPEDRFFRCHRSYIVNLSKIKEIIPWFNNTYLLRLHDLDFEVPVSRSKVKEFRQIMRI